From a single Serratia surfactantfaciens genomic region:
- the dtd gene encoding D-aminoacyl-tRNA deacylase, which translates to MIALIQRVLNASVTVSGETVGKIGPGLLVLLGVEQGDNEQKAQRLCERVLGYRIFGDENDKMNLNVQQAGGSVLVVSQFTLAADTQKGMRPSFSRGAAPQEADRLYQYFVGQCRERGVETQTGEFAADMQVALVNDGPVTFWLQV; encoded by the coding sequence ATGATTGCGTTGATTCAACGGGTGTTAAACGCCAGCGTCACGGTAAGTGGCGAGACGGTAGGCAAGATTGGCCCCGGTTTGTTAGTGTTATTGGGCGTGGAGCAGGGCGATAACGAGCAAAAAGCGCAGCGCCTGTGCGAACGCGTGTTGGGATACCGCATTTTCGGCGACGAGAACGACAAGATGAACCTCAACGTCCAGCAGGCCGGGGGCAGCGTGCTGGTCGTTTCGCAGTTCACCCTGGCGGCGGACACCCAAAAGGGCATGCGGCCCAGCTTCTCGCGCGGTGCTGCGCCGCAGGAAGCCGATCGGTTGTATCAATATTTTGTTGGCCAGTGCCGCGAACGCGGCGTAGAGACCCAGACCGGCGAGTTCGCCGCCGACATGCAGGTGGCGCTGGTCAACGATGGTCCGGTGACATTCTGGCTACAGGTCTAA
- the typA gene encoding ribosome-dependent GTPase TypA gives MIENLRNIAIIAHVDHGKTTLVDKLLQQSGTFGERAEATERVMDSNDLEKERGITILAKNTAINWNGYRINIVDTPGHADFGGEVERVMSMVDSVLLVVDAMDGPMPQTRFVTKKAFANGLKPIVVINKVDRPGARPDWVVDQVFDLFVNLDATDEQLDFPIIYASALNGIAGVDHTDMAEDMTPLYQAIVDHVSAPQVELEAPFQMQISQLDYNNYLGVIGIGRIKRGKVKPNQQVTIIDSEGKTRNGKVGKVLGHLGLERIDSTLAEAGDIIAITGLGELNISDTICDTNAVEALPALSVDEPTVTMFFNVNTSPFCGKEGKYVTSRQILDRLNKELVHNVALRVEETDDADAFRVSGRGELHLSVLIENMRREGFELAVSRPKVIFREIDGRKQEPFENVTLDIEEQHQGSVMQAMGERKADLKNMDPDGKGRVRLDYVIPSRGLIGFRNEFMTMTSGTGLLYSTFSHYDDVRPGEVGQRQNGVLISNGQGKAVAFALFGLQDRGKLFLGHGAEVYEGQIIGIHSRSNDLTVNCLTGKKLTNMRASGTDEATTLVPAIKMTLEQALEFIDDDELVEVTPTSIRIRKRHLTENDRKRASRGPKDA, from the coding sequence GTGATCGAAAATTTGCGTAACATCGCCATTATTGCCCACGTTGACCATGGTAAAACCACCCTGGTTGATAAGCTGCTGCAACAATCCGGTACTTTCGGAGAGCGTGCGGAAGCCACCGAACGCGTAATGGACTCCAACGATTTGGAGAAAGAGCGTGGGATTACCATCCTCGCAAAAAACACCGCCATTAATTGGAACGGTTACCGTATCAACATCGTGGATACCCCAGGACACGCCGACTTCGGCGGCGAGGTAGAGCGCGTGATGTCGATGGTTGACTCGGTGCTGCTGGTTGTGGATGCAATGGATGGCCCTATGCCGCAAACCCGCTTCGTGACCAAGAAGGCCTTCGCCAACGGTCTGAAGCCGATCGTGGTCATCAACAAGGTTGACCGTCCAGGCGCGCGTCCTGACTGGGTTGTGGATCAGGTGTTCGACCTGTTCGTGAACCTCGACGCGACCGACGAGCAGCTCGACTTCCCGATCATTTATGCGTCTGCGCTGAACGGCATCGCCGGCGTCGATCACACTGACATGGCGGAAGACATGACCCCGCTGTATCAGGCGATCGTCGACCACGTGTCTGCGCCGCAGGTTGAGCTGGAAGCGCCATTCCAGATGCAGATCTCCCAGTTGGACTACAACAACTACCTGGGCGTTATCGGCATCGGCCGCATCAAGCGCGGTAAAGTGAAGCCGAACCAGCAGGTCACCATCATCGACAGCGAAGGCAAAACTCGCAACGGTAAAGTGGGCAAAGTGCTGGGCCACCTGGGTCTGGAGCGTATCGACAGCACCCTGGCGGAAGCGGGCGACATCATCGCCATCACCGGCCTGGGCGAGCTGAACATCTCCGACACCATCTGCGACACCAACGCCGTAGAAGCGCTGCCGGCGCTGTCCGTCGACGAACCGACCGTAACCATGTTCTTCAACGTCAACACCTCGCCGTTCTGCGGTAAAGAAGGTAAGTACGTGACCTCGCGTCAGATCCTTGATCGTCTGAACAAAGAGCTGGTGCACAACGTGGCGCTGCGCGTCGAAGAAACCGACGATGCGGACGCTTTCCGCGTATCCGGTCGTGGCGAGCTGCACCTGTCGGTGCTGATCGAAAACATGCGTCGTGAAGGTTTCGAGCTGGCGGTTTCCCGTCCGAAAGTTATCTTCCGCGAAATCGATGGCCGCAAGCAGGAGCCATTCGAGAACGTGACGCTGGATATCGAAGAGCAGCATCAGGGTTCCGTGATGCAGGCGATGGGCGAGCGTAAAGCCGACCTGAAAAACATGGATCCAGACGGTAAGGGCCGCGTGCGTCTCGACTACGTGATCCCAAGCCGCGGTCTGATCGGCTTCCGTAACGAATTCATGACCATGACTTCGGGCACCGGTCTGCTGTACTCCACCTTCAGCCACTACGACGACGTGCGTCCGGGCGAAGTGGGCCAGCGTCAGAACGGCGTGCTGATCTCCAACGGCCAGGGCAAAGCGGTCGCGTTCGCGCTGTTCGGCCTGCAGGATCGCGGTAAGCTGTTCCTGGGCCACGGTGCGGAAGTGTATGAAGGCCAGATCATCGGTATTCACTCACGTTCCAACGACCTGACCGTAAACTGCCTGACCGGTAAGAAGCTGACCAACATGCGTGCTTCCGGTACTGACGAAGCGACTACCCTGGTTCCGGCCATCAAAATGACCCTGGAGCAAGCTCTGGAGTTCATCGATGACGACGAACTGGTAGAAGTGACGCCGACCTCGATCCGTATCCGTAAGCGTCACCTGACGGAAAACGATCGTAAGCGTGCCAGCCGCGGTCCTAAAGACGCTTAA
- the hemN gene encoding oxygen-independent coproporphyrinogen III oxidase: MSEQTIVWDLALIQKYNYSGPRYTSYPTALEFNQSYDEAAFQRAAARYPERPLSLYVHIPFCHKLCYFCGCNKLVTRQTHKADEYLNVLAQEIAGRAPLFAGRKVGQMHWGGGTPTYLDKAQISRLVALLREHFDFLPDAEMSIEVDPREIELDVLDHLRAEGFNRLSMGVQDFNKQVQQLVNREQDEAFIFALIERAKALGFRSTNIDLIYGLPKQTPESFAFTLQRVAELNPDRLSVFNYAHMPNLFAAQRKIKDADLPGAQQKLDILQQSIAFLTDAGYQFIGMDHFARPDDELAIAQREGKLHRNFQGYTTQGDSDLLGLGVSAISMLGDSYAQNQKELKHYYDSVQAQGNALWRGLALTDDDCLRRDLIKTLICNFRLTYQPLERQYGIDFTAYFAEDLQLLAPFERDGLVERDEQGIRVTPRGRLLIRNICMCFDRYLRQQARSQQFSRVI; this comes from the coding sequence ATGTCAGAGCAGACGATTGTCTGGGATTTGGCCCTGATCCAAAAATATAACTACTCAGGGCCGCGTTATACCTCATACCCCACGGCGCTGGAGTTTAACCAGAGCTACGACGAAGCGGCGTTTCAACGCGCCGCTGCGCGCTACCCTGAGCGGCCGCTGTCGCTGTACGTGCATATCCCTTTCTGCCACAAGCTGTGCTACTTCTGCGGCTGCAACAAGCTGGTGACGCGTCAGACGCACAAGGCCGACGAATACCTGAACGTCCTGGCGCAAGAGATCGCCGGCCGCGCGCCGCTGTTTGCCGGCCGCAAGGTTGGCCAGATGCACTGGGGCGGCGGTACGCCAACCTACCTGGATAAAGCGCAAATCAGCCGGCTGGTGGCGCTGCTGCGTGAACATTTTGATTTTCTGCCCGATGCGGAGATGTCGATCGAGGTCGATCCGCGTGAGATAGAGCTGGATGTGCTCGATCATTTACGTGCCGAAGGCTTTAACCGCCTGAGCATGGGGGTGCAGGATTTCAACAAGCAGGTGCAGCAGCTGGTCAACCGCGAGCAGGATGAAGCCTTCATTTTCGCCCTGATCGAGCGGGCCAAAGCGCTGGGCTTCCGCTCGACCAATATCGATCTGATCTACGGCTTGCCGAAACAGACGCCGGAAAGCTTCGCTTTCACGCTGCAGCGCGTGGCGGAGCTAAATCCCGATCGCCTCAGCGTATTCAACTACGCGCATATGCCGAACCTGTTCGCTGCCCAGCGTAAAATCAAAGACGCCGATCTGCCCGGTGCGCAGCAGAAGCTGGATATCCTGCAACAGAGCATCGCTTTCCTGACCGACGCCGGCTATCAGTTCATCGGCATGGATCACTTTGCACGCCCGGACGACGAACTGGCGATCGCGCAGCGCGAAGGCAAGCTGCACCGCAACTTCCAGGGCTACACCACCCAGGGCGACAGCGATCTGCTGGGGCTGGGCGTGTCGGCCATCAGCATGCTTGGCGACAGCTATGCGCAGAACCAAAAAGAGCTGAAGCATTACTATGACAGCGTACAGGCGCAGGGCAACGCGCTGTGGCGAGGGTTGGCGCTGACGGACGACGATTGCCTGCGGCGCGATCTGATCAAAACGCTGATCTGCAACTTCCGGTTGACCTATCAGCCGCTCGAGCGGCAATACGGCATCGACTTCACCGCTTACTTCGCCGAAGACCTGCAGCTGCTGGCGCCGTTTGAACGCGATGGGCTGGTGGAGCGCGACGAGCAGGGCATCCGCGTTACGCCGCGCGGGCGCTTGCTGATCCGCAATATCTGTATGTGTTTCGATCGCTATCTGCGGCAACAGGCGCGCAGCCAGCAGTTCTCACGGGTGATCTGA
- the fabY gene encoding fatty acid biosynthesis protein FabY, with translation MYHLRVPVTEQELKEYYQFRWEMLRKPLHQPVGSEKDAYDAMAHHQMVVDEAGKIVAIGRLYINADNEAAIRFLAVDPTLQDKGLGTLVAMTLESVARQEGVKRVVCSAREDAVDFFAKLGFVNQGEITAPQTTPIRHFLMIKPVATLDDILHRPDWCGQLQQAWYEHIPLSEKMGVRISQYTGQRFVTTMPEIGNQNPHHTLFAGSLFSLATLTAWGLIWLLLRERHLGGTIILADAHIRYSKPITGRPRAVADLGSLSGDLARLARGRRARVHAEVHLFGDEDKGAVFEGTYMVLPAEPDVPLDQGGSEALEE, from the coding sequence ATGTATCACCTACGAGTACCCGTAACAGAGCAAGAACTGAAGGAGTATTACCAGTTTCGCTGGGAAATGCTGCGCAAGCCGCTGCACCAGCCGGTGGGTTCGGAAAAGGATGCCTATGACGCCATGGCCCATCACCAAATGGTGGTGGACGAGGCCGGTAAAATCGTCGCCATCGGGCGGTTGTACATCAATGCCGACAACGAGGCGGCGATCCGTTTTCTGGCGGTAGACCCGACGCTGCAGGATAAAGGGCTGGGGACGCTGGTGGCGATGACGCTGGAGTCCGTTGCGCGGCAGGAGGGCGTGAAGCGGGTGGTGTGTAGCGCTCGTGAGGACGCGGTGGACTTCTTCGCCAAGCTGGGGTTCGTCAATCAGGGGGAGATCACTGCGCCGCAGACCACCCCGATCCGCCACTTTTTGATGATCAAACCGGTAGCGACGCTGGACGATATCCTGCATCGCCCCGACTGGTGCGGCCAACTGCAGCAGGCCTGGTATGAACATATCCCGCTGAGCGAAAAGATGGGCGTGCGCATCAGCCAATACACCGGCCAGCGCTTCGTCACCACCATGCCGGAGATCGGCAACCAGAATCCACACCATACGCTGTTCGCCGGCAGCCTGTTCTCGCTGGCGACGCTGACCGCCTGGGGGCTGATTTGGCTGCTGCTGCGCGAGCGCCATCTCGGCGGCACCATCATTCTGGCGGACGCGCACATTCGCTACAGCAAACCGATCACCGGCAGGCCGCGGGCGGTGGCGGATCTCGGCTCGCTGAGCGGCGATTTGGCGCGTCTGGCGCGCGGCCGCCGCGCGCGCGTACACGCCGAAGTGCATCTGTTCGGCGACGAGGATAAAGGCGCGGTGTTCGAAGGCACCTACATGGTGTTGCCGGCCGAGCCGGATGTGCCGTTGGATCAGGGCGGTTCCGAAGCGCTGGAAGAGTAA
- the glnG gene encoding nitrogen regulation protein NR(I) — translation MQRGIVWIVDDDSSIRWVLERALTGAGLSCATFEGGNDVLEALATQTPDVLLSDIRMPGIDGLALLKQIKQRHPMLPVIIMTAHSDLDAAVSAYQQGAFDYLPKPFDIDEAVALVERAISHYQEQQQPVRNQPASDPAADIIGEAPAMQDVFRIIGRLSRSSISVLINGESGTGKELVAHALHRHSPRAKSPFIALNMAAIPKDLIESELFGHEKGAFTGANQIRQGRFEQADGGTLFLDEIGDMPLDVQTRLLRVLADGQFYRVGGYAPVKVDVRIIAATHQNLELRVQEGKFREDLFHRLNVIRVHLPPLRERREDIPRLARHFLQIAAKELGVEAKNLHPETETALTRLPWPGNVRQLENTCRWLTVMAAGQEVLIQDLPGELFETAAPENPSHSLPDSWATLLAQWADRALRSGHQNLLSEAQPEMERTLLTTALRHTQGHKQEAARLLGWGRNTLTRKLKELGME, via the coding sequence ATGCAACGAGGGATAGTCTGGATCGTCGATGACGATAGCTCCATCCGCTGGGTGCTTGAGCGCGCGCTCACCGGCGCGGGCCTGAGCTGCGCCACCTTCGAAGGCGGCAATGACGTGCTGGAAGCCTTGGCCACGCAAACCCCCGACGTGCTGCTGTCCGATATCCGCATGCCGGGTATCGATGGCCTGGCGCTGCTCAAGCAGATCAAACAGCGCCATCCGATGCTGCCGGTGATCATCATGACCGCGCATTCGGATCTGGACGCCGCCGTCAGCGCCTATCAGCAAGGGGCCTTCGACTACCTGCCGAAGCCGTTCGACATCGACGAAGCGGTGGCGCTGGTCGAGCGCGCCATCAGCCATTATCAGGAGCAGCAGCAGCCGGTGCGCAACCAGCCGGCCAGCGATCCGGCGGCGGACATCATCGGCGAAGCGCCGGCGATGCAGGACGTGTTTCGCATCATCGGCCGGCTGTCGCGTTCGTCGATCAGCGTACTGATCAACGGCGAATCCGGCACCGGCAAGGAACTGGTGGCGCATGCGCTGCACCGCCACAGCCCGCGCGCCAAGTCGCCGTTCATCGCCCTGAACATGGCCGCCATCCCCAAGGATCTGATCGAGTCCGAGCTGTTCGGCCACGAGAAAGGCGCCTTCACCGGCGCTAACCAAATCCGTCAGGGTCGCTTTGAGCAGGCCGACGGCGGCACGCTGTTCCTCGACGAGATCGGCGACATGCCGCTCGACGTGCAGACGCGCCTGCTGCGGGTGCTGGCGGACGGCCAGTTCTACCGGGTCGGCGGCTATGCGCCGGTGAAGGTCGACGTGCGCATCATCGCCGCTACACACCAGAACCTGGAGCTGCGGGTACAGGAAGGCAAGTTCCGCGAGGATCTGTTCCACCGCCTGAACGTGATCCGCGTGCACCTGCCGCCGCTGCGCGAACGCCGTGAAGACATCCCACGGCTGGCGCGCCATTTCCTGCAGATCGCCGCCAAAGAGTTGGGCGTAGAGGCCAAGAACCTGCACCCGGAAACTGAAACCGCGCTGACCCGCCTGCCCTGGCCGGGCAACGTGCGCCAGTTGGAAAACACCTGCCGCTGGCTGACGGTGATGGCCGCCGGGCAGGAAGTGCTGATTCAGGATCTGCCGGGCGAGCTGTTCGAAACCGCGGCGCCGGAAAATCCCAGCCACAGTCTGCCGGACAGCTGGGCCACGCTGCTGGCCCAGTGGGCCGATCGCGCGCTGCGTTCCGGTCATCAAAACCTGCTGTCGGAAGCGCAGCCGGAGATGGAGCGCACGCTGCTCACCACCGCCCTGCGCCACACTCAGGGACACAAACAGGAAGCCGCGCGCCTGCTGGGCTGGGGGCGCAATACCCTGACCCGCAAGCTCAAAGAACTGGGCATGGAATAG
- the yihX gene encoding glucose-1-phosphatase, giving the protein MLYIFDLGNVIVDIDFKRVLGVWSNLSGTPLAVLSDRFAMGEVFQQHERGEISDEDFAGKLCDEMGIALSFEQFATGWQAVFVALRPEVIDIMQRLRNEGHRVVVLSNTNRLHCNYWPQHYPEVAAAADHLYLSQDLGMRKPEADIYQHVLAAENTAAADAVFFDDHPANVLAAQALGIKTVHVTDRDVVPAYFAQ; this is encoded by the coding sequence ATGCTGTATATCTTTGATTTAGGTAATGTGATCGTCGATATCGATTTCAAGCGTGTGCTGGGCGTGTGGAGCAATTTGAGCGGCACGCCGTTGGCGGTGCTGTCCGATCGTTTCGCCATGGGTGAGGTGTTCCAGCAACATGAACGCGGTGAAATCAGCGACGAAGACTTCGCCGGCAAGCTGTGCGATGAAATGGGCATCGCGCTCAGCTTCGAGCAGTTCGCCACCGGCTGGCAGGCGGTATTCGTCGCGCTGCGTCCGGAAGTGATCGACATCATGCAGCGCCTGCGCAACGAAGGCCACCGGGTGGTGGTGCTGTCGAACACCAACCGTTTGCACTGCAACTACTGGCCGCAGCACTATCCTGAAGTGGCCGCCGCCGCCGATCATCTCTACCTGTCGCAAGATCTCGGCATGCGCAAGCCGGAAGCCGATATCTATCAACATGTGCTGGCCGCGGAAAACACCGCCGCCGCCGACGCGGTGTTCTTCGACGATCACCCGGCGAACGTCCTCGCCGCGCAGGCGCTGGGGATCAAGACGGTGCACGTCACCGATCGCGACGTGGTGCCGGCCTATTTTGCCCAATGA
- a CDS encoding YshB family small membrane protein, whose amino-acid sequence MLDSFIVFISQGAELGSAASHTPQAAVAAVLCAALINFFS is encoded by the coding sequence ATGCTGGACTCATTCATCGTATTCATTTCTCAGGGCGCGGAGCTGGGCTCCGCCGCCAGCCACACCCCGCAGGCGGCGGTTGCCGCAGTGTTGTGCGCCGCGCTGATTAATTTCTTCAGTTAA
- a CDS encoding virulence factor BrkB family protein gives MSFFRRKKLPPAIKPGVTFGRLLYQRIDNDGLTMLAGHLAYVSLLSLVPLVTVVFALFAAFPMFADISEQLKSFVFANFVPAAGNVIQNYLEQFVANSNKMTAVGTCGLIVTALLLISSVDSVLNTIWRSKNKRPIVFSFAVYWMVLTLGPLLVGASMAISSYLLSLNWLTQTGVNGLVDQVLRIFPLILSCISFWLLYCIVPTVRVPPKDALIGAVVAGLLFELGKKGFALYVTMFPSYQLIYGVLAVIPILFLWVYWSWCIVLLGAEITATIGEYRDYRRQKAEQQEPKPEGQQE, from the coding sequence ATGTCGTTTTTCCGCCGCAAGAAGCTGCCCCCTGCAATTAAGCCCGGCGTTACCTTCGGACGTTTGCTGTACCAACGCATCGACAACGATGGCCTGACGATGCTGGCGGGCCATCTCGCCTATGTTTCCCTGCTGTCGCTGGTGCCGCTGGTCACCGTGGTGTTCGCGCTGTTCGCCGCTTTCCCGATGTTTGCCGACATCAGCGAACAGCTGAAGAGCTTTGTTTTTGCCAATTTCGTGCCGGCCGCCGGCAACGTGATCCAGAACTACCTGGAGCAGTTCGTTGCCAATTCCAACAAGATGACCGCCGTCGGCACCTGCGGGCTGATCGTCACCGCGCTGCTGCTGATCTCCTCGGTGGACAGCGTGCTGAACACCATCTGGCGCAGCAAGAACAAGCGGCCGATCGTCTTCTCCTTCGCCGTGTACTGGATGGTGCTGACGCTGGGGCCGCTGCTGGTGGGCGCCAGCATGGCCATCAGCTCCTACCTGCTGTCGCTCAACTGGCTGACTCAGACCGGGGTCAACGGTCTGGTGGATCAGGTGCTGCGCATCTTTCCGCTGATTTTGTCGTGTATCTCCTTCTGGCTGCTGTATTGCATCGTGCCGACGGTGCGGGTGCCGCCCAAAGACGCGCTGATTGGCGCGGTGGTGGCCGGGTTGCTGTTCGAGCTGGGTAAGAAGGGGTTCGCGCTGTACGTCACCATGTTCCCCTCCTATCAGCTGATTTACGGCGTGCTGGCAGTGATCCCGATTTTATTCCTGTGGGTCTACTGGAGCTGGTGTATCGTGTTACTCGGTGCGGAAATCACCGCGACCATCGGCGAATACCGCGACTACCGCCGGCAGAAGGCGGAGCAACAGGAACCAAAACCAGAAGGGCAGCAGGAATGA
- the yihI gene encoding Der GTPase-activating protein YihI has translation MNQPSKAPRGSAAKSKTKKKSRMELDQEARERKRLKKRRGHASGSRTQVESGSQKNKSASEAKDPRIGSKVPVALVIDETKVKAKPQPKPKAEAKPRLSPEEELAKLENDERLNELLDRIDDGETLNAQEQAYVDKTLDRIDVLMDVLGIELGDDDEDEEEEKQEDILKLLKGGNPKDAF, from the coding sequence ATGAACCAGCCATCAAAAGCACCTCGCGGCAGCGCGGCGAAGTCAAAAACGAAAAAGAAAAGCCGTATGGAGCTCGATCAGGAAGCGCGCGAGCGCAAACGCCTGAAAAAGCGCCGCGGCCACGCTTCCGGTTCGCGCACCCAGGTCGAGTCCGGCAGCCAGAAAAACAAATCGGCGTCTGAAGCCAAAGATCCGCGTATCGGTAGTAAGGTGCCGGTTGCGCTGGTGATCGACGAGACCAAAGTGAAGGCCAAACCGCAGCCGAAGCCAAAGGCCGAAGCGAAACCGCGCCTGTCGCCGGAAGAAGAACTGGCGAAGCTGGAAAATGACGAACGTCTGAACGAGTTGCTGGATCGCATCGACGACGGCGAAACGCTGAATGCGCAAGAGCAGGCGTATGTCGACAAGACGCTGGATCGCATCGATGTGCTGATGGACGTGCTGGGCATCGAGCTGGGCGACGACGACGAAGACGAAGAAGAAGAGAAGCAGGAAGATATTCTGAAGCTGCTGAAAGGCGGCAACCCGAAAGACGCCTTTTAA
- the glnL gene encoding nitrogen regulation protein NR(II), whose translation MATGKLPDAGQILNSLINSILLLDDSLAVHYANPAAQQLLAQSSRKLFGTPLPDLLGYFSLNVSLMRESLRAGQGFTDNEVTLVVDGRAHILSLTAQALPEGYILVELAPMDNQRRLSQEQLQHAQQVAARDLVRGLAHEIKNPLGGLRGAAQLLAKALPDPALTEYTKVIIEQADRLRNLVDRLLGPQRPGQHITQSIHQVAERVCQLVSLEMPDNVTLVRDYDPSLPEMAHDPDQIEQVLLNITRNALQALGEAGGTITLRTRTAFQITLHGTRYRLAARIDVEDDGPGVPAQLQDTLFYPMVSGREGGTGLGLSIARNLIDQHCGKIEFNSWPGHTEFSVYLPIRQ comes from the coding sequence ATGGCAACTGGCAAGCTGCCCGATGCTGGGCAGATCCTCAATTCACTCATCAACAGCATCCTGCTGTTGGATGACTCACTGGCGGTTCACTACGCCAACCCGGCGGCACAGCAGTTGCTGGCGCAAAGCTCCCGCAAGCTGTTCGGCACCCCGCTGCCCGATTTGCTCGGTTATTTTTCGCTGAACGTCTCGTTGATGCGTGAAAGCCTGCGCGCCGGTCAGGGCTTCACCGACAATGAAGTGACCCTGGTGGTCGACGGCCGCGCGCATATCCTTTCCCTGACCGCTCAGGCGCTGCCGGAAGGCTATATCCTGGTCGAGCTGGCGCCGATGGACAATCAGCGCCGCCTGAGCCAGGAACAGTTGCAGCATGCCCAACAGGTGGCGGCCCGCGATCTGGTGCGCGGTTTGGCGCACGAAATTAAAAATCCGCTGGGCGGCCTGCGCGGCGCGGCGCAGCTGCTGGCCAAGGCGCTGCCCGATCCGGCGCTGACCGAGTACACCAAGGTGATCATCGAGCAAGCCGATCGGCTGCGCAATCTGGTGGATCGCCTGCTCGGGCCACAGCGGCCCGGCCAGCATATCACCCAAAGCATCCATCAGGTCGCGGAGCGCGTCTGCCAGCTGGTATCGCTGGAAATGCCGGATAACGTCACGCTGGTGCGCGACTACGATCCGAGCCTGCCGGAAATGGCCCACGACCCGGATCAGATAGAACAGGTGCTGCTGAACATCACTCGCAACGCGCTGCAGGCGCTGGGTGAAGCGGGCGGCACCATCACGCTGCGCACCCGCACCGCGTTCCAGATCACGTTGCACGGCACCCGCTACCGCCTGGCGGCGCGCATCGACGTCGAAGACGACGGCCCCGGCGTACCGGCGCAGCTGCAGGACACGCTGTTCTACCCGATGGTCAGCGGCCGTGAAGGCGGTACCGGCCTGGGATTATCCATCGCCCGCAATCTTATCGATCAGCATTGCGGAAAAATTGAATTCAACAGTTGGCCAGGTCATACCGAATTCTCGGTCTACCTGCCCATTCGTCAGTGA
- the glnA gene encoding glutamate--ammonia ligase: MSAEHVLTMLNEHEVKFVDLRFTDTKGKEQHVTIPAHQVNADFFEEGKMFDGSSIGGWKGINESDMVLMPDASTAVLDPFFEEPTLIIRCDILEPGTMQGYDRDPRSISKRAEDFLRSSGIADTVLFGPEPEFFLFDDIRFGSSIRGSHVAIDDIEGAWNSGTKYDGGNKGHRPAVKGGYFPVPPVDSSQDLRSTMCLTMEEMGLVVEAHHHEVATAGQNEVATRFNTMTKKADEIQIYKYVVHNVAHAFGKTATFMPKPMFGDNGSGMHCHMSLSKNGTNLFAGDKYGGLSETALFYIGGIIKHAKAINALANPTTNSYKRLVPGYEAPVMLAYSARNRSASIRIPVVSSPKARRIEARFPDPAANPYLCFAALLMAGLDGIINKIHPGDAMDKNLYDLPPEEEAEIPKVAGSLDEAMAALNEDREFLTRGGVFTDDAIDAYIELRKEEMDRVRMTPHPVEFELYYSV, translated from the coding sequence ATGTCCGCTGAACACGTTTTGACGATGCTGAATGAGCATGAAGTGAAATTCGTAGACCTGCGTTTCACTGACACCAAGGGTAAGGAACAACACGTGACTATCCCGGCTCACCAGGTAAACGCCGACTTCTTCGAAGAAGGTAAAATGTTTGACGGCTCCTCTATCGGTGGTTGGAAGGGCATCAACGAATCTGACATGGTACTGATGCCGGACGCCAGCACGGCGGTTCTGGATCCGTTCTTCGAAGAACCTACGCTGATCATTCGCTGCGACATTCTCGAGCCGGGCACCATGCAAGGCTACGATCGCGACCCGCGCTCCATCTCTAAACGCGCCGAAGACTTCCTGCGCTCTTCCGGCATCGCGGACACCGTGCTGTTCGGGCCAGAGCCTGAATTCTTCCTGTTCGACGACATCCGCTTCGGCAGCAGCATCCGCGGTTCCCACGTGGCCATCGACGACATCGAAGGCGCCTGGAACTCCGGCACAAAATACGACGGCGGCAACAAAGGCCACCGTCCGGCGGTGAAAGGCGGTTACTTCCCGGTTCCACCGGTCGACTCTTCGCAGGATCTGCGTTCTACCATGTGTCTGACCATGGAAGAGATGGGCCTGGTGGTTGAAGCGCACCACCATGAAGTGGCGACCGCCGGTCAGAACGAAGTGGCAACCCGCTTCAACACCATGACCAAGAAAGCCGACGAAATTCAGATCTACAAATACGTGGTGCACAACGTAGCGCACGCCTTCGGCAAAACCGCGACCTTCATGCCGAAGCCAATGTTCGGCGACAACGGTTCCGGCATGCACTGCCACATGTCGCTGTCCAAGAACGGTACCAACCTGTTCGCCGGCGACAAATACGGCGGCCTGTCTGAAACCGCGCTGTTCTACATCGGTGGCATCATCAAGCACGCCAAAGCGATCAACGCCCTGGCCAACCCGACCACCAACTCCTACAAACGTCTGGTGCCGGGCTACGAAGCGCCGGTGATGCTGGCTTACTCCGCCCGTAACCGCTCTGCGTCTATCCGCATTCCAGTGGTTTCCAGCCCGAAAGCGCGCCGCATCGAAGCCCGCTTCCCGGATCCGGCGGCTAACCCATACCTGTGCTTCGCCGCACTGCTGATGGCCGGCCTGGACGGCATCATCAACAAGATCCACCCTGGCGACGCCATGGACAAAAACCTGTACGACCTGCCGCCGGAAGAAGAAGCCGAGATCCCAAAAGTGGCCGGCTCGCTGGACGAGGCGATGGCCGCACTGAACGAAGACCGCGAGTTCCTGACCCGCGGCGGCGTGTTCACCGACGATGCGATCGATGCCTACATCGAACTGCGCAAAGAAGAGATGGACCGCGTTCGCATGACGCCACACCCGGTTGAGTTCGAACTGTACTACAGCGTCTAA